The following are encoded together in the Kribbella sp. CA-293567 genome:
- a CDS encoding kinetoplast-associated-like protein — protein sequence MDAPRLPLTQEPVLDAGSFGVRQAGGVLERAQRIADTLREQAEYENDTALEEAERVRAEAARRQTETEQQVQELRATAEEETQKLRADAEQAAQQLRADATASAQRLLGDAERAAEQLRSESETEAHRVRSEAQAEAERLERESIAAAEKLRAESTAEAERLQVESTEAAEKLRTESTAEAERVRAEAQTAAEQLTAESTEAAERLRVDSTTEAQRVLAESTAEAERVRTEAIAEAERVRSEAQTAAEQLTAESTEAAERLRVDSTTEAERVLAEATAEAERVRSEAQAAAERLTAESESAAEELRSTVAAEVGKRRQEVEAAVEKLQTESQAAADRLREESQAAADRRLAAAEAEAAALKEEAEEIVEEARQSRENAALAVERASREAQQLVADAGEQAALVSQAAVRNEAELIARAESEAAELRTSVEREADTAREKSRAEIAAAHAEIERLRGENRAELERRTAELEETERAKLAAISLEIDKLRGAAVEEINQQKAAAEQANERLMADARAQAKLVVDSIEADRRTASAEAQRIVEDANKAAETALAEAEKQTAWSKKTVDELVATAEAEARGIRDRAAMDVAELTRQKRAHLRRVVSRSTSRLRETQAAIASENAELTALAEKTLASANAQAEATLGSVTQQAEKVTAQAQAKADRLKANAEIEAKEIITRATRRETEAQASTQVLREQAANDLANAQRQSHELIRKARAEAQGLEAQAREHSDELRAQARKLLADAEARVAALNQRRDEITKELTQLSGVIEALAVPGFRAGGGMSGSEGSTGESG from the coding sequence ATGGACGCACCGCGTCTGCCGCTGACCCAGGAACCGGTCCTCGACGCCGGTTCCTTTGGCGTGCGGCAAGCGGGTGGGGTGCTGGAGCGGGCGCAGCGGATTGCGGACACCTTGCGCGAGCAAGCGGAGTACGAGAACGACACCGCGCTGGAAGAAGCCGAGCGCGTTCGCGCCGAGGCCGCGCGCCGGCAGACCGAGACCGAGCAGCAGGTGCAGGAGCTGCGGGCGACGGCCGAGGAAGAGACGCAGAAGCTGCGCGCGGACGCCGAGCAGGCGGCCCAGCAGTTGCGTGCCGACGCTACCGCGTCCGCCCAGCGACTGCTCGGTGATGCCGAGCGTGCGGCCGAGCAGCTCCGTTCTGAGTCCGAGACCGAGGCCCATCGGGTCCGCTCCGAGGCCCAGGCGGAGGCCGAGCGGCTCGAGCGAGAATCCATCGCCGCCGCGGAGAAGCTGCGCGCCGAGTCCACTGCCGAAGCCGAGCGACTGCAGGTCGAGTCCACCGAGGCGGCGGAGAAGCTACGCACGGAGTCGACCGCCGAAGCGGAGCGGGTACGCGCCGAGGCGCAGACGGCTGCCGAGCAGCTGACGGCCGAGTCGACGGAGGCTGCCGAGCGGCTACGGGTGGACTCGACCACTGAGGCTCAGCGGGTTCTCGCGGAGTCGACCGCTGAAGCCGAGCGAGTGCGCACCGAGGCGATTGCCGAGGCTGAGCGGGTCCGCAGCGAGGCGCAGACGGCTGCCGAGCAGCTGACGGCGGAATCGACCGAGGCTGCCGAGCGGCTACGGGTGGACTCGACCACTGAGGCTGAGCGGGTTCTCGCGGAGGCGACTGCGGAGGCTGAGCGGGTTCGTAGCGAGGCTCAGGCGGCTGCGGAGCGGTTGACGGCCGAGTCGGAGAGTGCTGCCGAAGAACTGCGCAGTACGGTCGCGGCCGAGGTGGGCAAGCGTCGGCAGGAGGTCGAGGCGGCGGTCGAGAAGCTGCAGACCGAATCGCAGGCGGCGGCAGACCGGCTGCGGGAAGAGTCGCAGGCAGCGGCGGATCGCAGGCTGGCGGCGGCCGAGGCAGAGGCCGCGGCGCTGAAGGAAGAAGCCGAAGAGATCGTCGAGGAGGCCCGGCAGTCCCGCGAGAACGCGGCACTCGCCGTGGAGCGCGCGAGCCGCGAGGCCCAGCAGCTCGTCGCCGACGCCGGTGAGCAGGCCGCGCTGGTCTCCCAGGCAGCGGTTCGCAACGAGGCCGAGCTGATCGCGCGAGCCGAGTCCGAGGCGGCCGAGCTGCGTACCTCGGTCGAGCGCGAGGCCGACACCGCGCGGGAGAAGTCCCGCGCCGAGATCGCCGCGGCGCACGCCGAGATCGAGCGGCTGCGCGGTGAGAACCGGGCCGAGCTCGAGCGCCGGACCGCCGAGCTGGAGGAGACCGAGCGGGCCAAGCTGGCCGCCATCTCGCTGGAGATCGACAAGCTGCGCGGAGCCGCGGTCGAAGAGATCAACCAGCAGAAGGCGGCGGCCGAGCAGGCCAACGAACGGCTGATGGCCGATGCCCGCGCGCAGGCCAAGCTGGTCGTCGACAGCATCGAGGCGGACCGCCGGACGGCGTCCGCCGAGGCCCAGCGAATCGTCGAGGACGCCAACAAGGCGGCCGAGACCGCGCTCGCCGAGGCCGAGAAGCAGACCGCCTGGAGCAAGAAGACGGTCGACGAACTGGTCGCCACGGCCGAGGCGGAGGCGCGCGGGATCCGCGACCGGGCCGCGATGGACGTCGCCGAGCTGACCCGGCAGAAGCGGGCGCACCTGCGCCGCGTGGTGAGCCGGTCGACCAGCCGGCTCCGGGAGACCCAGGCCGCGATCGCGAGTGAGAACGCGGAGCTGACGGCCCTGGCCGAGAAGACGCTGGCCTCGGCCAACGCGCAGGCCGAGGCGACCCTCGGTTCGGTCACCCAGCAGGCCGAGAAGGTGACCGCCCAGGCCCAGGCCAAGGCGGACCGGCTCAAGGCCAACGCCGAGATCGAGGCCAAGGAGATCATCACCCGCGCGACCCGCCGGGAGACCGAGGCCCAGGCCAGTACCCAGGTCCTGCGCGAGCAGGCCGCCAACGATCTGGCCAACGCCCAGCGGCAGTCGCACGAGCTGATCCGCAAGGCGCGCGCCGAGGCTCAGGGGCTCGAGGCGCAGGCCCGCGAGCACTCCGACGAGCTGCGCGCGCAGGCCCGAAAACTTCTCGCCGACGCCGAGGCGAGGGTCGCGGCGCTGAACCAGCGCCGCGACGAGATCACCAAGGAGCTCACCCAGCTTTCGGGTGTGATCGAGGCACTCGCTGTACCAGGGTTCCGCGCAGGTGGTGGAATGTCCGGTAGCGAGGGTTCCACGGGGGAATCAGGATGA
- a CDS encoding DivIVA domain-containing protein — protein MSSESPTPFRTVLRGYEPAQVDQHVRELTTSLTALQQQSEQLQRHVQELQSRTDAAESAVITAQEDNKDRTPTFTEFGERVAKILSLADDEARDLVTRARTDADAIVADADVHAKKVRKEAEQYSLDWKSEVDAEAARILEEARTQADDMRDEAERDATARRSEAQALYEQERAKSAQAAAAFETTLAERRGKVEQEFAARTALAEQQLAAVTDRAAQVQREADRSRSEAERLAQQQLADANRQAQEIVAAAKDKSERIRAESERELAAATQRRDSINAQLTNVRQMLATLSGSPAMPLDLLTDDADEATANSSKKN, from the coding sequence ATGAGCAGTGAATCCCCAACCCCGTTCCGCACCGTTCTGCGTGGCTATGAGCCTGCCCAGGTGGACCAGCACGTTCGTGAGCTGACCACCTCGCTGACCGCACTGCAGCAGCAGTCGGAGCAGCTGCAGCGCCACGTCCAGGAGCTGCAGTCCCGGACGGACGCGGCCGAGTCGGCCGTCATCACCGCCCAGGAGGACAACAAGGACCGCACGCCGACCTTCACCGAGTTCGGTGAGCGGGTGGCGAAGATCCTGTCGCTGGCCGACGACGAGGCCCGTGACCTGGTCACCCGGGCCCGGACCGACGCCGACGCGATCGTCGCCGACGCCGACGTGCACGCCAAGAAGGTCCGCAAGGAGGCCGAGCAGTACTCCCTGGACTGGAAGAGCGAGGTCGACGCCGAGGCTGCCCGCATCCTCGAAGAGGCCCGGACGCAGGCCGACGACATGCGCGACGAGGCCGAGCGCGACGCCACCGCGCGCCGCAGCGAGGCCCAGGCGCTGTACGAGCAGGAGCGCGCCAAGTCCGCCCAGGCGGCAGCTGCCTTCGAGACCACGCTGGCCGAGCGCCGGGGCAAGGTCGAGCAGGAGTTCGCGGCTCGCACCGCACTGGCCGAGCAGCAGCTGGCGGCGGTCACCGACCGTGCGGCCCAGGTGCAGCGCGAGGCCGACCGGTCCCGCTCCGAGGCGGAGCGCCTGGCCCAGCAGCAGCTGGCCGACGCCAACCGTCAGGCGCAGGAGATCGTCGCGGCCGCGAAGGACAAGTCCGAGCGGATCCGGGCCGAGTCCGAGCGTGAGCTCGCCGCCGCGACCCAGCGTCGCGACAGCATCAACGCGCAGCTGACCAACGTCCGGCAGATGCTGGCCACGTTGTCCGGCAGCCCGGCGATGCCGCTGGATCTGCTCACCGACGACGCCGACGAGGCGACCGCGAACAGCAGCAAGAAGAACTGA
- a CDS encoding ATP-dependent Clp protease ATP-binding subunit → MFERFTDRARRVVVLAQEEARMLSHNYIGTEHILLGLIHEGEGVAAKALESLGISLEAVRSQVEEIIGQGQQAPSGHIPFTPRAKKVLELSLREALQLGHNYIGTEHILLGLIREGEGVAAQVLVKLGADLNKVRQQVIQLLSGYQGKETATAGAGTTEGAPSSSLVLDQFGRNLTQAARESKLDPVIGREKEIERVMQVLSRRTKNNPVLIGEPGVGKTAIVEGLAQAIVRGDVPETLKDKQIYTLDLGALVAGSRYRGDFEERLKKVLKEIRTRGDIVLFIDEIHTLVGAGAAEGAIDAASILKPMLARGELQTIGATTLDEYRKYVEKDAALERRFQPIQVAEPSIAHTIEILKGLRDRYEAHHRVTITDPALVAAAQMADRYISDRFLPDKAIDLIDEAGSRLRIRRMTAPPDLREFDEKIANVRREKESAIDAQDFERAASLRDDEKKLINAKAEREKQWKAGDMDVVAEVDEELIAEVLSTATGIPVFQLTEEESSRLLKMEEELAKRYIGQTDAVKALSRSIRRTRAGLKDPRRPSGSFIFAGPSGVGKTELSKALTEFLFGDEKSLISLDMSEYSEKHTASRLFGSPPGYVGYEEGGQLTEKVRRKPFSVVLFDEVEKAHPDIFNSLLQILDEGRLTDAQGRVVDFKNTIIIMTTNLGTRDIAKAVSLGFSQANDAPGSYDKMKAKVTDELKQHFRPEFLNRVDEIVVFHQHGKEEIVKIVDLMVAQVEERLKDKDMGIELTPAAKALVAERGFDPVLGARPLRRALQRDVEDALAEKILFGELRSGQIVLVDVAPPGTVSEDGVTEYFTFTGTEKHTPADPDLELTEIAGGGTSGLQDS, encoded by the coding sequence ATGTTTGAACGATTTACGGACCGCGCCCGTCGGGTAGTCGTCCTGGCCCAGGAAGAGGCCAGGATGCTCAGCCACAACTACATCGGAACCGAGCACATCCTGCTCGGCCTGATCCACGAGGGTGAAGGTGTCGCCGCCAAGGCTCTGGAGAGCCTCGGCATCTCGCTGGAGGCTGTCCGTTCTCAGGTCGAGGAGATCATCGGCCAGGGACAGCAGGCTCCGAGCGGGCACATCCCGTTCACCCCTCGTGCCAAGAAGGTACTGGAGCTCTCCCTGCGTGAGGCCCTGCAACTGGGTCACAACTACATCGGCACCGAGCACATCCTGCTCGGCCTCATCCGCGAGGGTGAGGGCGTCGCCGCGCAGGTCCTGGTCAAGCTCGGAGCGGACCTGAACAAGGTCCGGCAGCAGGTCATCCAGCTGCTCTCGGGGTACCAGGGCAAGGAGACGGCGACAGCCGGAGCCGGCACCACCGAAGGTGCCCCGAGCAGCTCGCTCGTGCTCGACCAGTTCGGCCGGAACCTCACCCAGGCCGCCCGTGAGTCCAAGCTCGACCCGGTGATCGGGCGCGAGAAGGAGATCGAGCGGGTCATGCAGGTGCTGTCCCGGCGCACCAAGAACAACCCGGTCCTGATCGGTGAGCCGGGCGTCGGCAAGACCGCGATCGTCGAGGGCCTGGCCCAGGCGATCGTGCGTGGCGACGTGCCCGAGACCCTGAAGGACAAGCAGATCTACACCCTCGACCTCGGCGCGCTGGTGGCCGGGTCGCGGTACCGCGGTGACTTCGAGGAGCGGCTGAAGAAGGTCCTCAAGGAGATCCGCACCCGCGGCGACATCGTGCTGTTCATCGACGAGATCCACACCCTGGTGGGTGCGGGTGCCGCCGAGGGCGCGATCGACGCGGCCAGCATCCTGAAGCCGATGCTGGCCCGTGGCGAGCTGCAGACCATCGGTGCCACCACCCTCGACGAGTACCGCAAGTACGTCGAGAAGGACGCCGCGCTGGAGCGTCGTTTCCAGCCGATCCAGGTGGCCGAGCCCTCGATCGCGCACACGATCGAGATCCTCAAGGGCCTGCGGGACCGCTACGAGGCGCACCACCGGGTCACCATCACCGACCCGGCCCTGGTGGCCGCGGCCCAGATGGCCGACCGGTACATCTCCGACCGGTTCCTGCCGGACAAGGCGATCGACCTGATCGACGAGGCCGGTTCCCGGTTGCGGATCCGCCGGATGACCGCTCCGCCGGACCTGCGTGAGTTCGACGAGAAGATCGCGAACGTCCGCCGGGAGAAGGAGTCGGCGATCGACGCCCAGGACTTCGAGCGGGCAGCCTCTCTTCGCGACGACGAGAAGAAGCTGATCAACGCGAAGGCCGAGCGGGAGAAGCAGTGGAAGGCCGGCGACATGGACGTCGTCGCCGAGGTGGACGAGGAGCTGATCGCCGAGGTGCTCAGCACCGCGACCGGTATCCCCGTCTTCCAGCTGACCGAGGAGGAGTCCTCGCGACTGCTCAAGATGGAGGAGGAGCTGGCCAAGCGCTACATCGGCCAGACCGACGCCGTCAAGGCACTGTCCCGCTCGATCCGGCGCACCCGCGCCGGCCTGAAGGACCCGCGCCGCCCGAGCGGCTCGTTCATCTTCGCCGGCCCGTCCGGTGTCGGTAAGACCGAGCTGTCGAAGGCACTGACCGAGTTCCTGTTCGGTGACGAGAAGTCGCTGATCAGCCTCGACATGTCGGAGTACTCCGAGAAGCACACGGCCTCCCGGCTGTTCGGTTCGCCTCCCGGTTACGTCGGCTACGAAGAGGGCGGCCAGCTGACCGAGAAGGTCCGCCGCAAGCCGTTCAGCGTGGTGCTGTTCGACGAGGTCGAGAAGGCCCACCCGGACATCTTCAACTCGCTGCTGCAGATCCTGGACGAAGGTCGCCTGACCGACGCCCAGGGCCGGGTGGTCGACTTCAAGAACACCATCATCATCATGACCACCAACCTCGGTACCCGGGACATCGCCAAGGCGGTCAGCCTCGGCTTCAGCCAGGCCAACGACGCCCCGGGCTCGTACGACAAGATGAAGGCGAAGGTGACGGACGAGCTGAAGCAGCACTTCCGTCCCGAGTTCCTGAACCGCGTCGACGAGATCGTGGTCTTCCACCAGCACGGCAAGGAAGAGATCGTCAAGATCGTCGACCTGATGGTGGCGCAGGTGGAGGAGCGGCTGAAGGACAAGGACATGGGCATCGAGCTCACCCCGGCGGCGAAGGCTCTGGTCGCCGAGCGTGGCTTCGACCCGGTCCTCGGCGCCCGCCCGCTGCGTCGCGCGCTCCAGCGCGACGTGGAGGACGCCCTGGCGGAGAAGATCCTGTTCGGGGAACTGCGGTCCGGCCAGATCGTGCTCGTCGACGTCGCGCCTCCGGGCACGGTCAGCGAGGACGGGGTGACGGAGTACTTCACCTTCACCGGCACGGAGAAGCACACTCCGGCGGACCCGGACCTGGAGCTGACCGAGATCGCCGGCGGCGGTACCTCGGGCCTGCAAGACAGCTGA
- the lysS gene encoding lysine--tRNA ligase, protein MTEPRENPATPDSGQDDLPEQIRVRREKRDRLLAEGVQAYPISVPRTHLLRDLRAKYDGQTLEPDTKTGELVAVAGRVIFQRNTGKLCFAQLREGDGTELQVMLSLAEIGEEELARYKALVDIGDLLSVQGEVVTSRRGELSVQATSWQMAAKTLRPLPNEHKPLNEEARVRLRYVDLIVRQEAREMVRTKAAVLKSLRATFDGHEFIEVETPVLQLTNGGAAARPFSTHLNAFDQEMKLRIALELDLKRAMIGGVDRVFEIGRTFRNEGLDSTHAAEFSMIESYQAYGDYDSIAEVTEELIRNAARAVGRSVVTARDGSQIDLDLPWRHATLFELVSEAVGESVDATTEAARLTKIAEQHEVELQPGWNAGEIALEIYEKLVEHTLIQPTYVRDYPESVRPLAKPHREIPGLVEAWDLIINGVELGTGYSELNDPVIQRERLVAQSMLAAAGDPEAMELDEDFLRAMEFGMPPAGGMGMGLDRLVMLFTGAGIRETILFPLLRPE, encoded by the coding sequence ATGACTGAGCCACGCGAGAACCCAGCCACCCCCGACAGCGGGCAGGACGACCTGCCCGAGCAGATCCGGGTCCGCCGGGAGAAGCGTGACCGGCTGCTGGCCGAAGGGGTGCAGGCGTACCCGATCTCGGTGCCGCGGACGCACCTGCTGCGGGATCTGCGGGCGAAGTACGACGGGCAGACGCTCGAGCCGGACACGAAGACCGGTGAACTGGTCGCGGTGGCCGGCCGGGTGATCTTCCAGCGCAACACCGGCAAGCTGTGCTTCGCCCAGTTGCGCGAGGGGGACGGGACCGAGCTGCAGGTGATGCTGTCGCTGGCCGAGATCGGCGAGGAGGAGCTGGCCCGGTACAAGGCGCTGGTCGACATCGGCGACCTGCTCTCGGTGCAGGGCGAGGTGGTGACGAGCCGCCGCGGCGAGCTGTCCGTGCAGGCGACCAGCTGGCAGATGGCGGCCAAGACGCTGCGCCCGCTGCCGAACGAGCACAAGCCGCTGAACGAGGAGGCCCGGGTCCGGCTGCGGTACGTCGACCTGATCGTGCGCCAGGAGGCGCGCGAGATGGTCCGGACCAAGGCCGCCGTGCTGAAGTCGCTGCGGGCGACCTTCGACGGGCACGAGTTCATCGAGGTGGAGACGCCGGTCCTGCAGCTGACCAACGGCGGCGCGGCGGCCCGGCCGTTCTCCACCCACCTGAACGCGTTCGACCAGGAGATGAAGCTGCGGATCGCGCTCGAGCTGGACCTGAAGCGGGCGATGATCGGCGGCGTCGACCGGGTCTTCGAGATCGGCCGGACCTTCCGCAACGAGGGCCTGGACTCGACCCATGCGGCGGAATTCTCGATGATCGAGTCCTATCAGGCCTACGGTGATTACGATTCCATCGCCGAAGTGACCGAGGAGCTGATCCGGAACGCGGCCCGTGCGGTCGGCCGCAGCGTCGTCACCGCGCGCGACGGTTCGCAGATCGACCTGGACCTGCCGTGGCGGCACGCGACGCTTTTCGAACTGGTCTCCGAAGCGGTCGGCGAGAGTGTCGACGCGACCACCGAGGCGGCCCGGCTGACGAAGATCGCCGAGCAGCACGAGGTCGAGTTGCAGCCCGGCTGGAATGCCGGCGAGATCGCGCTGGAGATCTACGAGAAGCTGGTCGAGCACACCCTGATCCAGCCGACCTATGTTCGTGACTATCCGGAGTCGGTCCGGCCGCTGGCCAAGCCGCACCGCGAAATTCCCGGCCTGGTCGAGGCCTGGGACCTGATCATCAACGGGGTCGAACTCGGTACCGGCTACTCCGAGCTGAACGACCCGGTGATCCAGCGGGAACGCCTGGTGGCACAGTCGATGCTGGCCGCGGCCGGCGATCCCGAGGCGATGGAACTGGACGAGGATTTCCTCCGCGCGATGGAGTTCGGGATGCCGCCGGCCGGTGGGATGGGGATGGGACTGGATCGGCTGGTGATGTTGTTCACCGGCGCCGGGATCCGGGAGACGATTCTGTTCCCGCTGCTGCGTCCGGAGTGA
- a CDS encoding histone-like nucleoid-structuring protein Lsr2: MAQRVQVVLEDDLDGGKADETVTFGLDGSTYEIDLSKKNAAKLRDALAGYVGAGRRVAGRRGGAAGRARGRGRSATDSADIRAWAKDNGYEVSERGRISAEVRAAYNDAK, from the coding sequence ATGGCGCAAAGGGTTCAGGTGGTTCTCGAGGACGATCTCGACGGCGGTAAGGCCGACGAGACCGTGACCTTCGGGCTGGACGGTTCGACGTACGAGATCGATCTGTCCAAGAAGAATGCCGCCAAGTTGCGTGACGCCCTGGCCGGCTACGTCGGCGCCGGGCGCCGGGTCGCCGGGCGCCGTGGCGGTGCGGCCGGCCGGGCGCGTGGACGGGGCCGGTCGGCGACCGACTCCGCGGACATCCGCGCGTGGGCCAAGGACAACGGCTACGAGGTCAGCGAGCGGGGCCGGATCTCGGCCGAGGTGCGCGCGGCCTACAACGACGCCAAGTAA
- a CDS encoding CU044_5270 family protein, whose translation MTDLKDLLDQAAGHEPAVTSADVAADLGRARLAARRRRITGIGLTAGAAAVTIAALAVPLVLSGGSGSSVAAPPGAVTSEAPVAALSAGEVLLVAAAQEEKAEAASGKYFRVRTVATVEWTVKADGSVVCCGSQPAGPGGYKLREERVMEKWTGLKGGTAWLGTRSLGTRPATAADVAAWKQAGAPASWNAGPSDSADKRPIILSTKPGKGSLVELKGDADRYPALGRSATLQEVLALPTTPAALRQTLLKVRLYAAPDASEVSALTQLSSELLSATPALPKVRAAAFRLLAGLKGATVEQNVTDAVGRKGTAVSFSFRAYRLELQLIVDPKTGKLLSSRNTGGKDGGHSVLLSSWTNDTVQVPPAKLK comes from the coding sequence ATGACCGATCTGAAAGACCTTCTCGACCAGGCCGCCGGTCACGAGCCGGCCGTCACGAGCGCCGACGTCGCCGCTGACCTCGGCCGGGCGCGCCTGGCGGCCCGGCGGCGCCGGATCACGGGGATCGGCCTGACCGCTGGTGCCGCCGCAGTGACGATCGCCGCGCTCGCAGTACCGCTGGTGTTGTCGGGTGGCTCCGGTTCGAGTGTTGCGGCGCCTCCCGGTGCGGTGACCTCGGAAGCACCGGTGGCGGCGCTGTCGGCCGGCGAGGTGCTGCTGGTCGCCGCGGCGCAGGAGGAGAAGGCCGAGGCGGCGAGCGGCAAGTACTTCCGGGTTCGGACCGTTGCCACCGTCGAGTGGACCGTGAAGGCCGACGGCAGCGTTGTCTGCTGCGGGTCGCAGCCGGCCGGTCCCGGTGGCTACAAGCTGCGGGAAGAGCGGGTGATGGAGAAGTGGACCGGCTTGAAGGGCGGTACTGCGTGGCTGGGGACGCGTTCGCTGGGGACACGGCCCGCGACTGCTGCCGACGTGGCGGCCTGGAAGCAGGCGGGTGCACCGGCCAGCTGGAACGCAGGACCGAGCGACAGCGCCGACAAGCGGCCGATCATCCTCTCCACCAAGCCGGGCAAGGGCAGCCTGGTGGAGCTGAAGGGGGATGCCGATCGCTACCCGGCTCTGGGGCGCAGCGCCACCCTGCAAGAGGTGCTGGCGCTGCCGACCACGCCGGCGGCACTGCGGCAGACGTTGCTCAAGGTGAGGCTCTACGCGGCTCCTGACGCCTCCGAGGTGTCGGCGCTCACGCAGCTGTCGTCAGAACTGCTGAGCGCGACGCCTGCGCTGCCGAAGGTCCGTGCTGCGGCCTTCCGGCTGCTGGCCGGGCTGAAAGGCGCGACGGTCGAGCAGAACGTGACCGATGCGGTCGGGCGGAAGGGCACGGCGGTGAGCTTCTCGTTCCGGGCGTACCGGCTCGAACTGCAGCTGATCGTCGACCCGAAGACCGGCAAGCTGCTCAGCAGCCGGAACACGGGCGGCAAGGACGGCGGCCATTCCGTGTTGCTGTCGAGCTGGACCAACGACACCGTGCAGGTGCCGCCGGCGAAGCTCAAATGA
- a CDS encoding SigE family RNA polymerase sigma factor: MATDRDEEFTRYVHAHRGRMMRLARLLTTGDAHWAEDLVQTALTKLYLKWSAVRPELGAARYADKILVNVFLDEKRRFWRHRETLTDEPAEPGRQAATGSGPEDRLDVLAALERLPKRQRAVVVLRFFGDLDVAAVAELMSCSQGTVKSQTARGLDKLRDLMAESLDTLEHVR, from the coding sequence GTGGCCACCGACCGCGACGAGGAGTTCACCAGGTACGTCCATGCCCATCGCGGGCGGATGATGCGGCTGGCGCGGCTGCTGACGACGGGCGACGCGCACTGGGCCGAAGACCTGGTGCAGACCGCGCTGACCAAGCTCTACCTGAAGTGGTCGGCGGTCCGGCCGGAGCTCGGGGCCGCCCGGTACGCCGACAAGATCCTGGTCAACGTCTTTCTCGACGAGAAGCGCCGGTTCTGGCGTCATCGCGAGACGCTCACCGACGAGCCGGCCGAGCCGGGGAGGCAGGCCGCGACCGGCTCGGGCCCCGAGGACCGGCTGGACGTCCTGGCGGCGCTGGAGCGGTTGCCGAAGCGGCAGCGCGCGGTCGTCGTACTGCGGTTCTTCGGCGATCTCGACGTGGCGGCGGTCGCCGAGCTGATGAGTTGCAGCCAAGGCACCGTGAAGAGTCAGACCGCTCGGGGGCTGGACAAGTTGCGCGACCTCATGGCCGAATCCCTGGACACTCTGGAGCATGTGCGATGA